One Calditrichia bacterium DNA window includes the following coding sequences:
- a CDS encoding helix-hairpin-helix domain-containing protein, with the protein MIRSLITILLLSAVLAAQDISPDQPLDLNNASFEEILQLPLSRDLAERIYERITYQGPFANIFELRDVQGVDQETLLKLKSLVRIEPFRAASEREERLNELYFRLDQWGGDEGANQALVDSWIERALEPSNINEMRYDELLNLQSVSPVDAAAIVNYRNTIGRINSQRDLRSAPYLSYYGYRNASNFVSFGSTASEKAFHGNWMVRMTNAPFMTEEAEINTSTQGAGLTDAVSGSIISNQYPDVYSRLIASWGPDVKMGISHWHALGEPVFQSDLGFTQIPKPKFYIGLENRNLGPVQMRKFYVGNYSLAFGQGVIMENSDFFQPRKSGFGFRKSYIGLSGDNSRTRQYTLTGAATQLQFGNAHLYLFGGFDKRDAILNRQAVLYNGELVNPVNQLIVLDQRFEYAPGDPARQLDSLGWRDSVKELLLGFHAAYDVLPATQIGFTYYESAYDRPLRPEITEIVGADNLGLITLPDNEIYASYGGSVSDGENAFWSDAKSFRRIYGVDFQSVYKNASFQAEYAELDKSAGMGLFREGRNPWAFVGSAYFQYNSFNFMALYRNYQTGFDNPYQRSFSNYRRYKRTIYEDYFYLQSSFYYQLYSNNPQPQAERGFYFNTRYQINRQFTLSMEYDNWLRNADDVPQYRLSGTLQFRPVFPITISLRQKYQGREALNDKTLEYYENAEFRGQLRLRLSRFNDLSLLYADSRVNFRPRPRLSFPTDPTDPGQNYDDTNLGGTAALPGTAIGATYTHNFNEWLKFRGFLGFYKGFLWNFEDTEFIVTNSERGATRLWFSVYSRISNRMSMRIKYTRDYQKAITFSQARDANNEPIEPGNSSYIDGRYYGASLIQPSQEYYYMEFNFHF; encoded by the coding sequence TTGATTCGATCACTTATCACAATTTTACTGCTGTCGGCGGTGCTGGCGGCACAGGACATTTCGCCGGATCAGCCGCTGGATCTGAACAACGCATCATTTGAAGAAATTTTGCAACTACCGCTATCGCGCGATTTAGCGGAGCGCATTTACGAGCGCATCACTTATCAGGGGCCGTTCGCCAATATTTTTGAACTGCGCGATGTGCAGGGCGTTGATCAGGAAACATTGCTCAAATTAAAATCGCTGGTGCGAATTGAGCCGTTTCGGGCGGCATCTGAACGGGAAGAGCGGCTGAACGAACTGTATTTCCGGCTGGATCAGTGGGGCGGCGACGAGGGCGCTAATCAGGCGTTGGTGGATAGCTGGATTGAACGCGCTTTGGAGCCATCCAACATCAACGAAATGCGCTACGACGAGCTGCTCAATTTGCAAAGCGTTTCGCCGGTGGATGCCGCAGCGATTGTCAATTATCGTAATACGATCGGGCGGATCAACAGCCAGCGCGATCTGCGCAGTGCGCCGTATCTTTCGTATTACGGTTATCGCAACGCCAGCAATTTTGTTTCGTTTGGCAGCACCGCTAGCGAAAAAGCGTTTCACGGCAACTGGATGGTGCGGATGACCAACGCGCCGTTTATGACCGAAGAAGCGGAAATCAACACCAGCACGCAGGGTGCCGGACTGACGGACGCGGTTTCAGGCAGCATTATCAGCAATCAATATCCGGATGTTTATTCCCGGCTGATCGCCAGTTGGGGGCCGGATGTAAAAATGGGTATTTCGCACTGGCACGCCCTCGGCGAACCGGTTTTTCAATCCGACCTCGGGTTTACCCAAATTCCCAAACCTAAATTTTACATTGGTTTAGAGAACCGGAATCTGGGTCCGGTGCAGATGCGCAAATTTTACGTCGGGAATTATTCGCTGGCGTTCGGGCAGGGCGTCATCATGGAAAACAGCGATTTTTTCCAGCCGCGAAAATCCGGTTTCGGGTTCCGCAAAAGCTACATCGGACTTTCCGGCGATAACTCCCGCACTCGCCAATACACCCTCACCGGCGCAGCAACGCAACTACAATTTGGCAACGCGCACCTCTATTTGTTCGGCGGATTTGACAAACGCGATGCGATTCTCAATCGTCAGGCAGTGCTGTATAATGGCGAATTGGTGAATCCGGTAAACCAGTTGATCGTGCTCGACCAGCGTTTTGAATATGCGCCCGGAGATCCAGCGCGACAGCTCGACAGTCTCGGCTGGCGCGATTCCGTGAAAGAGTTGCTGCTCGGATTCCACGCCGCATACGACGTGCTTCCGGCGACGCAAATCGGTTTCACTTATTACGAAAGCGCTTACGATCGCCCGCTGCGTCCGGAAATTACCGAAATCGTCGGTGCGGACAATCTTGGGCTGATAACGTTGCCGGATAACGAAATTTACGCATCGTACGGCGGCAGCGTTTCCGATGGCGAAAACGCATTTTGGAGTGATGCCAAATCGTTCCGCCGCATTTACGGGGTAGATTTCCAGAGCGTTTACAAAAACGCCAGTTTTCAGGCGGAATATGCCGAGCTCGATAAAAGCGCAGGGATGGGACTGTTTCGCGAGGGTCGCAATCCGTGGGCGTTTGTGGGCAGCGCGTATTTTCAATACAACAGCTTTAATTTTATGGCGTTGTATCGCAATTATCAAACCGGGTTTGACAACCCGTATCAGCGCTCGTTTTCCAACTATCGCCGGTACAAACGCACCATTTACGAAGATTATTTCTACCTGCAAAGTTCATTTTATTATCAATTGTATTCCAATAATCCCCAGCCGCAGGCGGAGCGCGGATTTTATTTTAATACACGATACCAGATCAACCGCCAGTTCACCCTTTCGATGGAATACGACAATTGGCTGCGCAACGCGGACGACGTGCCGCAATATCGCTTGAGCGGAACGCTGCAATTCCGCCCGGTTTTCCCGATCACAATTTCGCTGCGGCAAAAATATCAGGGTCGCGAGGCGTTGAACGACAAAACGCTGGAATATTACGAAAATGCCGAATTCCGCGGTCAGTTGCGACTGCGGCTATCGCGATTCAACGATTTGAGCTTGCTGTATGCAGATTCCCGGGTGAATTTCCGCCCGCGGCCGCGGCTGTCTTTCCCGACAGATCCGACAGATCCGGGACAAAATTACGATGATACCAATTTGGGCGGAACGGCAGCTTTGCCGGGAACTGCCATCGGCGCAACCTACACCCATAACTTTAATGAATGGCTTAAATTCCGCGGTTTTCTGGGTTTTTATAAAGGATTTCTGTGGAATTTTGAGGACACGGAATTTATCGTGACCAACAGCGAGCGCGGTGCTACGCGGTTGTGGTTTTCAGTGTATTCACGGATCAGCAATCGCATGAGCATGCGTATCAAATACACCCGCGATTACCAAAAAGCCATCACTTTTTCGCAAGCCCGCGATGCCAACAACGAGCCCATTGAGCCGGGAAACAGCAGCTACATCGACGGACGCTATTATGGCGCCAGCCTTATCCAACCGTCGCAGGAGTATTATTATATGGAGTTTAATTTCCATTTTTGA
- a CDS encoding helix-turn-helix transcriptional regulator, with amino-acid sequence MALQFTDILLLLGAVQGFFLTALLFQKSRRLFADRFLVVMMLLYSVILVNLLFSEIGIYQSTPHLMLLTTSFPFLIGPLHFLYAKYLIGGNIKIEKTDWLHFLPFVLFLLYSVAGFLRSGAEIMAAQPDFERLIIPAEYLIVNWLLSIQGLIYMLLTVLLLRRYSKSLESFFSSIEKIRLDWLRILTMIVLACWLIFFAENTLLSAGINLSGFDLSSVLLAVAVYTVGYFGLLKTDPFLQPQFVDAMHRLPEIQPEMPAENDGSSRKYQKSGLSEDRAKRILADLLALMEAGKAYTRSDLTLADIAEQLSVTPHNLSEVINTQLNQNFFDFINHYRVEAVKKDLSDRQKQHLTILAIALDAGFNSKTAFNTIFKKHTGTTPSAFRNHPN; translated from the coding sequence ATGGCATTACAATTCACAGACATCCTTTTGTTGCTCGGCGCGGTGCAGGGCTTTTTCCTCACGGCGCTGCTCTTCCAGAAAAGCCGTCGGCTTTTTGCCGACCGTTTTCTGGTGGTGATGATGCTTTTGTATTCTGTCATATTGGTAAACTTGCTGTTTTCCGAGATCGGAATTTATCAGTCCACGCCGCATTTGATGTTGCTCACCACCAGCTTTCCTTTCCTGATTGGTCCGTTGCACTTTCTTTACGCCAAATACCTCATCGGTGGAAATATCAAAATAGAGAAAACGGACTGGCTGCATTTCCTGCCGTTTGTTTTGTTTTTGCTCTATTCCGTCGCCGGATTTTTGCGTTCCGGTGCGGAAATTATGGCAGCACAGCCGGATTTTGAGCGACTGATTATCCCGGCGGAATACCTGATTGTCAACTGGCTGCTGAGCATTCAGGGGCTAATTTACATGCTCCTCACGGTGCTGCTGCTGCGCCGCTATTCGAAATCGCTGGAATCGTTTTTCTCGTCGATTGAGAAAATCCGGCTCGACTGGCTGCGCATTTTAACGATGATTGTGCTGGCGTGCTGGCTGATATTTTTTGCCGAAAACACCCTGCTTTCCGCGGGCATCAACCTGTCGGGTTTTGATCTTTCATCGGTGCTGCTGGCTGTGGCGGTGTACACGGTGGGCTATTTTGGGTTGCTGAAAACCGACCCGTTTTTGCAACCACAATTTGTGGATGCGATGCACCGGCTGCCGGAAATACAGCCGGAAATGCCCGCTGAAAATGATGGTTCGTCCCGGAAATACCAGAAATCCGGGCTGAGTGAGGATCGCGCAAAACGTATTCTGGCGGATTTGTTGGCGCTGATGGAAGCCGGAAAGGCATACACCCGCAGCGACCTCACACTGGCGGATATCGCCGAACAACTGTCGGTCACGCCGCACAATTTGTCAGAGGTGATCAACACACAGCTCAACCAGAATTTTTTTGATTTTATCAATCACTACCGCGTGGAAGCTGTAAAAAAAGACCTCTCAGATCGGCAAAAACAACACCTTACGATTCTGGCAATTGCGCTGGATGCGGGATTCAATTCCAAAACCGCGTTCAACACCATTTTCAAAAAGCACACCGGAACCACACCCTCGGCGTTTCGCAATCATCCAAATTAA
- a CDS encoding LysM peptidoglycan-binding domain-containing protein, which translates to MNLQDKYRSVLELGLRFGVKDGYVKEEGGKLKMGGVAKNQMEKDLLWDQIKAVGGEVPVDLEADIKVENTDYYGVYTVQQGDTLGKISKLFLGKSGRYMEIFNMNTDQLSNPDLIKIGQQLKIPNK; encoded by the coding sequence ATGAATTTGCAAGACAAATATCGCAGTGTGCTGGAATTGGGATTGCGTTTTGGCGTGAAAGACGGTTATGTAAAGGAAGAAGGCGGCAAGCTGAAAATGGGTGGTGTCGCCAAAAATCAGATGGAAAAAGATTTGCTGTGGGATCAAATTAAAGCCGTTGGCGGCGAAGTTCCAGTAGATCTGGAAGCCGACATCAAAGTTGAAAACACCGATTATTACGGCGTTTACACCGTTCAGCAAGGGGATACGCTCGGGAAAATCTCCAAATTATTTCTCGGAAAATCCGGACGTTACATGGAGATTTTCAACATGAATACGGATCAGCTGAGCAACCCGGATTTGATCAAAATCGGGCAGCAGTTGAAAATTCCCAACAAATAA